The Streptomyces albofaciens JCM 4342 genome has a segment encoding these proteins:
- a CDS encoding PadR family transcriptional regulator: MSIGHTLLGLLESGPRHGYDLKRAFDEHFGHDRPLHYGQVYSTMSRLLKNGLVEVDGVEAGAGPERKRYAITDAGVTDVAQWLARPEKPEPYLQSTLYTKVVLALLTGRDAAELLDTQRTEHLRLMRGLTERKRKGDLADQLICDHALFHLEADLRWLELTAARLDKLAAVIGS; encoded by the coding sequence ATGTCAATCGGTCATACGCTGCTGGGCCTCCTGGAGTCCGGCCCCCGCCATGGCTACGACCTGAAGCGCGCGTTCGACGAGCACTTCGGCCACGACCGTCCGCTGCACTACGGACAGGTCTACTCGACCATGTCCCGGCTGCTGAAGAACGGTCTCGTCGAGGTGGACGGCGTCGAGGCGGGCGCGGGTCCGGAGCGCAAGCGGTACGCCATCACGGACGCCGGCGTGACCGACGTCGCCCAGTGGCTGGCCCGCCCCGAGAAGCCCGAGCCGTACCTCCAGTCGACGCTGTACACCAAGGTGGTGCTGGCCCTGCTCACCGGCCGGGACGCCGCCGAGCTGCTGGACACCCAGCGCACCGAGCACCTGCGGCTGATGCGCGGCCTGACCGAGCGCAAGCGCAAGGGCGACCTCGCCGACCAGCTCATCTGCGACCACGCCCTGTTCCACCTGGAGGCGGACCTGCGCTGGCTGGAGCTGACGGCCGCGCGCCTGGACAAGCTGGCCGCGGTGATCGGCTCGTGA
- a CDS encoding ABC transporter ATP-binding protein yields the protein MTPAGSLLAAEGLHKAFGRTTALDGVDFSIHPGEVVAVMGPSGSGKSTLLHCLAGIVLPDSGTVRYGDHDVTGMNDAQRSALRRSDFGFVFQFGQLVPELTCLENVALPLRLNGVKRKEAQRHAREWLERLEVEDTAGSRPGEVSGGQGQRVAVARALAARPRVIFADEPTGALDSLNGERVMSLLTDAARDTNAAVVLVTHEARVAAYSDREIVVRDGKVKDMLAGLI from the coding sequence GTGACGCCCGCGGGATCGCTGCTGGCCGCCGAGGGGCTGCACAAGGCGTTCGGGCGGACCACCGCGCTGGACGGGGTGGACTTCTCCATCCACCCGGGCGAGGTCGTCGCCGTCATGGGCCCCTCCGGCTCCGGCAAGTCGACCCTGCTGCACTGCCTGGCGGGCATCGTCCTGCCGGACTCCGGCACGGTCCGCTACGGCGACCACGACGTGACGGGCATGAACGACGCCCAGCGCAGTGCCCTGCGGCGCTCCGACTTCGGCTTCGTCTTCCAGTTCGGCCAGCTGGTCCCCGAACTGACCTGCCTGGAGAACGTGGCGCTGCCGCTGCGCCTGAACGGCGTCAAGCGCAAGGAGGCGCAGCGGCACGCCCGCGAGTGGCTGGAGCGCCTGGAGGTCGAGGACACCGCGGGCAGCCGGCCCGGCGAGGTCTCCGGCGGCCAGGGCCAGCGCGTCGCGGTGGCCCGCGCGCTGGCCGCCCGCCCCCGCGTGATCTTCGCCGACGAGCCCACCGGCGCCCTCGACTCCCTCAACGGCGAGCGCGTGATGTCCCTGCTGACCGATGCCGCCCGGGACACCAACGCGGCCGTCGTCCTGGTCACCCACGAAGCACGCGTCGCCGCCTACTCCGACCGCGAGATCGTCGTCCGCGACGGCAAGGTGAAGGACATGCTGGCGGGCCTGATATGA